Genomic window (Streptomyces sp. RerS4):
GCAGCTCGATCCTGCCGCTGCGGGTCTTCAGCACGCCCGGTAGCCGGGGCCGCAGCGGGCCCAGGTCGATCCCGTGCGGGTGGGCGAGGAGCCGCTCCAGGTTCAGCCCGGCCTGGGGCGGCGCGTCGGCGGCGCCGAACAGGTCGCCGTAGGGGCCGAGTCGGAGCATGAGGTCGAGCCGGCGCTCCGGGCCGCTCGCTCCGCTGAGGAGGCCGGCGAGTCGGTCCGGGTCCTCGCCGTGCAGCGGCGATCGGGGGTCGGCGGTCTCCTTGGCCAGCGTGTTCCTGATGGCCGACGCGTCGACGGCGGACGTGTCGACGTCGCCGTACCGGCCGGAGACGGCGAGGACGAGACGGGCGTGGATCTCGCACTCGTCCAGCCGGTCCGGTTCCAGGGGGATGGCGGCGCGGGTGTAGCGGACCTGGTTGCGGATGGCGAAGCCGTTGAGGGCGAAGTCGTGGTGGGCGCTGCGGGACGGCGGGGGCGGCGGCAGCACGACGTGGGCGTGGCGGGAGGTCTCGTTGAGGTACGGGTCGACGCTGACCATGAAGTCGAGGCCGGCGAGGGCGGCGTCGAGCCGTCGCCCGTCGGGGGCGGACAGGACGGGGTTGGCGGCGATGGCGATCAGGGCTCGGACGCGCCCCTCTCCCGGGGTGTCGATCTCCTCGGCCAGGGCCGCGAGGGGCAGTTCGCTCTTGGCTTCGGGATGGCCGCTGACGCGGCTGTGCCACCGGCCGAGCGCGAAGCCCTTCCCCGGGCCGGCGGGGCGGGGCCGCGGGCCGGTCGCGGGCAGCGGGAAGAGGACTCCGCCGGGTCGGTCGAGGTTCCCGGTGAGGATGTTCAGGACGTCGACGAGCCAACTGGCGAGCGTCCCGTGTTCGACGGTGCAGCTGCCGATCCGCCCGTAGACGGCGGCGGTGGGCGCGGCCGCCAACGCGCGGGCGAGGCCACGGATTTCGTCGGCCGGGAGGTCGCAGGCGGGGGCAACGGCCTCGGGGGTGAAACGGGCGAGGGCGTCGGCGAGTGCCCCGAGCCCGTCGAGGTGTTCCGTGAGCGCTCCGGGGGCTTCGAGCTTCTCCGCCAGCAGGGTGTGCGCGAGCGCGGCCAGGAGCAGGGCGTCGCTTCCGGGGCGCGGCGCGAGGTGCCGGTCGGCGAGGGCCGCCGTGCGCGTACGGCGCGGGTCGACGACGACCAGCGTGCCGCCCCGGGCCCGCAGGGCCTTGAGCCGGCGGGGGAAGTCGGGGGCGGTGCACAGGGAGCCGTTGGAGTCGACCGGATTGGCCCCGAGGAGCAGCAGGAAGTCGGTGCGGTCGAGGTCGGGCACGGGGATGGCGAAGGGGTCGCCGAAGAGGAGTCCGCTGGAGACGTGCTTCGGCATCTGGTCGAGGGTGCTGGCCGAGTACAGGTTGCGGGTGCCGAGGGCGCCGATGAGCAGCGGCGGGTAGAGGGCGCCGGCCATGGTGTGGACGTTGGGGTTGCCGAGGACGACGGCGACGGATTGGGGGCCGTGGTCGCGTACGAGGGCGGGGACGGCGGCGGCGATGGCCGCGTAGGCCTCCTCCCAGGTGGCTTCGCGCAGTTCGCCGGCGCGCCGGACGAGGGGGGTGCGGAGCCGGTCGGGGTCGGAGTCCAGGGCTCCGAAGGCGGCGCCCTTGGGGCAGATGAAGCCGCGACTGAAGAGGTCGTCGCGGTCGCCCCGGGCACCGGTGACGGTGGCGCCGTCGATGGTGAGGGTGAGGCCGCATGTGGCTTCGCAGAGGGGGCAGATGCGCGGGGCGGTGCGGGGCATGGGCCCTCCCGGTACGACGGTCGGCGGCTCGCCGGGCCGAGCATACCGACCAGTCGGGAGGATGGGGAGGGTCTTGTCGGACCGTTGGCCATGGGCCGGGGACGGCGATCGGTCAGTCCAGGACGCGGGCCAGGTAGGCCCGCATCATGGCCCGGGTCTCGCCGACGATGTCGGGGTCCCCGGCGGGGTCGGCCCGGAAGGCCAGTTGGACGAGCGCGTCGGTCGCCTCCACGGCGACCAGCACGGCCCGCGCCAGGGTGGCGTCGGGCGTCAGGCCCAGGTGGGCGCAGAGCAGTTCGGTCAGTCGCTCGGCGACCAGGTGGTTGGGGTCGGAGGCCGGCCCGTCGGCCGGCGGCGCGGGCACGCCGAAGTCGACGAGCGCGAAGCCCGGGACGCTGCGCTTCATCGCCAGGTACTCGTCCAATACGGCGTCCACGACGGGCTGCCAGTGCGTGGCCGGAAGGAGGGCGAGCCGCCGCTGGATGCCGTCGGCGTAGCGGTCGAGGTTGCGGTGGGCCAGGGCGACGGCCATGGCGCGCTTGTTCCCGAAGAAGCGGTAGACGGACCCGATGGGGACTCCGGCGCGCACGGCGACGGCGCGGGTGCTGAGGTTCTCGTAGCCGGTCTCGTCGAGGAGTTCGGCGCAGGCGTCGAGGATGCGGGCGAGGCGGTCGGCGCTGCGTTGCTGAACGGGGGTCCGGCGCAGGGGGTGGGCGGGAGGCACGGGGTCCATCATGCCGCTCCTGGTGGGCCGGCGGGTGGGGGCGGTCAGTTCAGCAGGAGGGTGAGGCCGCCGACCGTGTACGTGATCATCAGCGCGAGCAGGGGGAGCTGTCCGGCGACGGCCTTGGCGGGCGCGAACAGACGGACGGAGCGGTCGTGCGCGGCGATCACACCGAGTACGTGACCACTGACGACGGCGATGACCTGAAGCGCGGCGAGAGCGCCGGAACCCAAGGGAGGACCGGGATCGGGGCCGTTGTCAGTGCCCCATGCCATGCTCACTGTGCGTGGTCCTTCGGTCACCAGGAGGGAGAAGTAATGGGCGACGAGATAGCCGAGGGCGATCGGCACGAGTGAGTGCGCGAAGGCCGTCAGCGGGCGGGGGTGCGGGCCGCTGACGAGGCGGGTGGCCGCCGCGCACAGGCAGTACAGGGTGGCGACGAGGGCGATGGAAGCGAGCAGTCCGAGGGTGGCCGTGGGGGTGCGGCCGAGGGGGGAGGTCTGAAGGGCGTTGATCCAGGAGGGGTTGTCCGAGTAGCCGTCGTAGGCGGTGGAACCGAGGAGGACGCAGACGGTGGCGACGAGTCCGGGCCGCTCGGGTGTCGCGTCGAGTCCGTGGAAGGGGTTGCGCAGGACCAGGCGGCCGTCGTTGCGGCGGCCGAGGGGGGAGAGTCCGGCCAGGAGGTCGGAGTAGACCTCGAAGGCGTCGGCGTCGGCGAACCAGTTCTCGCCGAAGCGGGCGGCGAGCAGCAGGTGGACGGTGGCGTAACAGGCGAGTGCGAACAGGAGGGTGGTGGTGGACGCGGGATCGGGAGCGACGAGTTCGAGCCAGGTGAAGCCGAACAGGCCTGCGGCGGCGGGCCATCGGCCCAGGCGGGGCGGCAGCGGGCGGCCGGACCCGGGCGGTCGGCCGCGCAGGCGGGCGAGGAGGCGGTGCAGGGAGCGCAGGGGGTTGAGGAGGCGCCAGACGGGGCCGAGGAGAAGGGAGGCGGGTACGAGTCCGACCCACAGCAGGACGTAGACGGCTCCGGGAGCGGGGTTGCGGGCGGGGTCGTCGGGACCGAGGAGGAGGTGGAGGAGTACGGCGAGGGCTGCGGCGAGACCCAGTCCGCGCAGGGTGGTGCGGGTGGCCGGCGCGTCGGCCACCCGCTGGATCCCGGCGGGCAGGGCGAGTCCCGAGCGGTCGCCGCGGAAGCGGGAGGCGGACCAGAGCAGGCCGAGGGCCAGGAAGGAGACGAAGAGCGCGGTGAAGGCGCCGGCGAAGGCGTAGAAGGGGGAGATCGGCAGGTCGTGCGAGGAGCCGATCCCGTGCGCGAGGAGGGTCGACGGGTCGGCCGGGTGAAGGACCACGCCCTGGCCGAACCCCGTCCCCGCCCCGGGCACGGGCGTGGGG
Coding sequences:
- a CDS encoding molybdopterin oxidoreductase family protein, which translates into the protein MPRTAPRICPLCEATCGLTLTIDGATVTGARGDRDDLFSRGFICPKGAAFGALDSDPDRLRTPLVRRAGELREATWEEAYAAIAAAVPALVRDHGPQSVAVVLGNPNVHTMAGALYPPLLIGALGTRNLYSASTLDQMPKHVSSGLLFGDPFAIPVPDLDRTDFLLLLGANPVDSNGSLCTAPDFPRRLKALRARGGTLVVVDPRRTRTAALADRHLAPRPGSDALLLAALAHTLLAEKLEAPGALTEHLDGLGALADALARFTPEAVAPACDLPADEIRGLARALAAAPTAAVYGRIGSCTVEHGTLASWLVDVLNILTGNLDRPGGVLFPLPATGPRPRPAGPGKGFALGRWHSRVSGHPEAKSELPLAALAEEIDTPGEGRVRALIAIAANPVLSAPDGRRLDAALAGLDFMVSVDPYLNETSRHAHVVLPPPPPSRSAHHDFALNGFAIRNQVRYTRAAIPLEPDRLDECEIHARLVLAVSGRYGDVDTSAVDASAIRNTLAKETADPRSPLHGEDPDRLAGLLSGASGPERRLDLMLRLGPYGDLFGAADAPPQAGLNLERLLAHPHGIDLGPLRPRLPGVLKTRSGRIELLPNPIAAELPGLRAAIAGRPAALVLVGRRHLRSNNSWMHNVPALVGGSNRCTLQVHPQDADRLGLTDGGRARISSDGGSLDVPVEVTDAVRTGVVSLPHGWGHDREGTRLTVAGAAPGVNVNQLLDGTRLDRLSGTAVLNGFPVTLAPLP
- a CDS encoding TetR/AcrR family transcriptional regulator, with product MDPVPPAHPLRRTPVQQRSADRLARILDACAELLDETGYENLSTRAVAVRAGVPIGSVYRFFGNKRAMAVALAHRNLDRYADGIQRRLALLPATHWQPVVDAVLDEYLAMKRSVPGFALVDFGVPAPPADGPASDPNHLVAERLTELLCAHLGLTPDATLARAVLVAVEATDALVQLAFRADPAGDPDIVGETRAMMRAYLARVLD